From Nitrospirota bacterium, the proteins below share one genomic window:
- a CDS encoding formate/nitrite transporter family protein, whose protein sequence is MYTTDHERIASLAAKKHRFLEVSLSRYLILSALAGVYVGFGIALIFSLGGPLAAVGSPMVKLVMGLSFGIALTLVIFAGSELFTGNNMTGVIGGLSRSLTWTQVAQLNVWSWVGNLIGSLVLAWLVVQSGVLSKGPQADLIGNVAAMKMSLPAWELFLRGLLCNWLVCLAVWTSGRTTNDAAKIMLIFWCLFAFIGTGFEHSVANQSFLGMALFLPHGDAVSWTGYWYNQFYVVLGNIVGGGLFVGGLYWLASPYTVACIEPKELPRVIPAREAC, encoded by the coding sequence TCGCTGTCACGCTACCTCATACTGTCGGCCCTGGCAGGCGTCTATGTGGGATTCGGCATCGCGTTGATTTTCAGCCTCGGTGGGCCGCTGGCCGCGGTCGGATCGCCGATGGTCAAGCTGGTGATGGGTCTGTCCTTCGGGATCGCCCTGACATTGGTGATCTTTGCCGGATCGGAATTGTTCACCGGGAATAACATGACCGGAGTGATCGGCGGGCTGTCGCGCAGTCTCACCTGGACTCAAGTGGCGCAGCTCAACGTATGGTCCTGGGTCGGTAATCTCATCGGCTCGCTGGTGCTGGCCTGGCTGGTCGTCCAATCGGGCGTCCTGTCCAAGGGCCCGCAGGCCGACCTGATCGGAAATGTGGCGGCTATGAAAATGTCGCTGCCGGCGTGGGAGCTGTTCCTTCGGGGTCTTTTGTGTAACTGGCTCGTCTGCCTGGCGGTCTGGACCTCCGGGAGGACGACGAACGATGCGGCCAAGATCATGCTGATCTTCTGGTGTCTGTTCGCGTTTATCGGGACCGGGTTTGAACATAGCGTTGCCAATCAATCGTTTCTCGGCATGGCGTTGTTTCTCCCCCATGGGGACGCAGTCAGTTGGACAGGTTATTGGTACAACCAGTTCTATGTCGTCTTGGGAAACATCGTCGGCGGCGGGCTGTTCGTCGGTGGTCTGTATTGGCTCGCGAGTCCCTATACCGTCGCCTGTATTGAGCCAAAGGAATTGCCGCGTGTCATTCCGGCACGGGAGGCCTGCTGA
- a CDS encoding ferredoxin--nitrite reductase codes for MNKIEVIKTERDGLAVKEMIAQYAKTGWESIPEDDVQRLKWYGLFLRNPTPGFFMIRVRIPGGKSSSYQLRALAEIAGTYGNGVLDLTTRQQIQLRQIRIEDVPVVFAKMDEVGLTSLQTGMDNVRGVMTCPVAGLSPEELSDATPIVRAINEEILGNPAYSNLPRKFNVAVTGCPDNCVHMETQDLALVPAYHDGANGKSLGYNLLAGGKLGSGGYRIATPLDIFVTEGEALAVCRAIIHIFRDHGSRENRTQVRLAFLLEEWGEDRFREEVETRMGKKLSQAGIDARKAVEKSHVGIYRQKQPGMNYVGLKVLVGRIKHDDLSKIAALAEKYGTGEIRISPAQALIVPNVSDRKIGDLDQESLVKQFAYNPSPVYKGLVSCVGSDYCNLAVIETKSRAVETAKALEARLGSTLKPITMHWSGCPAACGNHLVADIGFLGKKAKIDGKVVDAVDIYVGGRSGPDPKLAVKIMEDVPCDRLPMVLEGLVPYHSREKMHRVRGGAVKKAAVSKEVLSARA; via the coding sequence ATGAATAAAATCGAGGTCATCAAGACGGAGCGCGACGGGTTGGCGGTGAAGGAGATGATTGCTCAGTACGCCAAAACGGGATGGGAATCGATCCCGGAGGACGATGTCCAGCGCCTCAAATGGTATGGCCTCTTTCTGCGGAACCCTACGCCTGGTTTTTTCATGATTCGGGTGCGGATCCCGGGCGGCAAGAGCAGCTCGTATCAACTGCGGGCCCTGGCCGAGATCGCCGGGACCTACGGCAACGGGGTGTTGGACTTGACGACACGGCAACAGATACAGCTTCGGCAGATCCGGATCGAAGATGTACCGGTGGTCTTTGCCAAGATGGATGAGGTCGGGCTGACCTCCCTCCAAACCGGCATGGACAACGTGCGAGGCGTGATGACCTGTCCGGTGGCTGGGTTGAGTCCTGAGGAACTATCGGATGCGACGCCTATCGTGCGCGCCATCAACGAAGAGATCCTGGGCAATCCGGCCTATTCGAACCTGCCGCGGAAGTTCAACGTAGCGGTGACAGGCTGCCCGGATAACTGCGTGCACATGGAAACCCAAGATCTGGCCCTTGTGCCGGCCTATCACGACGGCGCCAACGGTAAGAGTCTCGGGTACAACCTCTTGGCCGGCGGCAAGCTCGGGTCCGGCGGATATCGGATCGCGACGCCGCTCGACATCTTTGTGACTGAGGGCGAAGCCTTGGCCGTGTGCCGCGCGATCATTCACATCTTTCGAGACCATGGATCGAGGGAGAATCGTACGCAGGTCCGACTGGCCTTCCTGCTGGAGGAATGGGGCGAAGACCGGTTCCGTGAGGAAGTGGAAACGCGTATGGGCAAGAAATTGTCGCAGGCCGGCATCGATGCGCGAAAAGCAGTCGAGAAGAGCCATGTCGGGATCTATCGGCAAAAACAACCGGGCATGAACTATGTGGGATTAAAAGTCCTAGTGGGCCGTATCAAACACGATGACCTGTCCAAGATCGCAGCCTTGGCAGAGAAATATGGAACGGGGGAGATTAGGATTTCCCCGGCGCAAGCCCTGATCGTTCCGAACGTGTCCGATCGGAAAATCGGCGACCTCGACCAAGAGTCGTTGGTGAAGCAATTCGCTTATAACCCCTCACCAGTCTACAAGGGGCTGGTCAGTTGTGTCGGGAGCGACTACTGCAATCTCGCGGTCATCGAAACGAAGAGCCGGGCAGTAGAAACAGCGAAGGCGCTGGAGGCTCGTCTGGGGAGCACGCTCAAGCCGATCACCATGCATTGGTCCGGCTGTCCTGCTGCCTGCGGCAATCATCTCGTGGCGGATATCGGGTTCTTGGGGAAGAAGGCCAAGATCGATGGGAAAGTCGTCGATGCAGTCGATATCTACGTGGGAGGTCGCTCGGGGCCCGACCCCAAGTTGGCGGTCAAGATTATGGAAGATGTGCCCTGTGACAGACTGCCGATGGTGCTGGAAGGACTGGTGCCCTACCATTCGCGTGAGAAGATGCATCGGGTGAGAGGCGGGGCAGTGAAGAAGGCTGCAGTCAGCAAAGAGGTGTTGAGCGCAAGGGCGTGA